The proteins below come from a single Solea solea chromosome 6, fSolSol10.1, whole genome shotgun sequence genomic window:
- the LOC131460825 gene encoding constitutive coactivator of PPAR-gamma-like protein 1 homolog isoform X4 — protein MGVHGFQEFIEKHCPSAVVPVELQKLARGSMVGGGRQRPPQSPLRLLVDAENCLHRLYGGFYTDWVSGGQWNHMLGYLAALSKACFNGNIELLVCFNGALEKGRLHEWVKRQVNERQTAQQIISHVQNKGTPPPKVWFLPPVCMAHCIRLALLRFRVRVIQSIEDHHLEVIALCRENGFHGLLAQDSDYALCSVPHYFSAHALKLSRNGKSLTTSQYLMHEVARQLDLKPSHFAILASLLGNHILPDEDLAAFHWSLLGPEHPLASLKVRAHQLVLPPCDVVIKAAADYVRNIPDITDLEAVAKDIFKHSQSCNDDKIIRFKKAVEYYSMASKPPHRPPQLVKPKHTGVPAAVPSTKSLNIPQAPMPVRPVVQHLYPEPLAESSHTLDAVDKGLPEPNSFSNIPHEGKHTPLYERSSPISPGQTGSPNNTEAAFFNTSSTSSSSENDESSGSTANHVSDRKGGWEKNGLAPHSEDRDQTKTDLCVTPSVNLGMQTVDLHSLNAHIPSLLSMPIRNHMDITIPPLPAVAPEVLRVAEHRHKKGLMYPYIYHVLTKGEIKLSVTIEDEANKDLPTAVQLFRPVRQYVYGVLFSLAESRKKAERLAMRNNCLPEYTHVLVKEWGASKGKSPHTPELVEALPFREWTCPNVKKLWLGKAVEDKNRRMRAFLACLRSDTPAMLNPANIPTPLLVLCCVLRFMLQWPGVRILRRYELDAFLAQALSPKLYEPDQLQELKIDNLDPRGVQLAALFMSGVDMALFANDACGQPIPWEHCCPWMYFDGKLLQSKLIRANREKALLIDLCDGQTEVVAKVERMRQSILEGLSFTRPPHPPPFPPPPPANLHGMPLYAPGTPFFPPPPMMSPQGKGISSQGGKLEIAGTVVGQWAGSRRSRGRGGFPIQVVSVGGANRGRVRGVISTPVIRTFGRGGRFYTRAFQGQGAYLSKPAHKAPHMSKHDEVREKKCPDPEKKVSSPPPCDSSATENGVDKELDKLNCDKEECRALIRPESAFSSDSKMCNTNAHLIALNVDGGCHRDEGLEAAVIKRQV, from the exons ATGGGTGTTCACGGCTTCCAAGAGTTTATTGAAAAGCACTGTCCCAGCGCTGTGGTACCGGTTGAGCTCCAGAAGCTGGCCCGGGGAAGTATGGTGGGAGGTGGCCGGCAGAGACCGCCTCAGAGCCCGCTGAGACTCCTGGTGGACGCGGAGAACTGCCTCCACCGGCTCTACGGAGGCTTCTACACCGACTGGGTGAGCGGGGGCCAGTGGAACCACATGCTGGGCTACCTGGCTGCCCTCTCCAAGGCCTGCTTCAACGGTAACATTGAACTGCTGGTGTGCTTCAATGGCGCCCTGGAGAAAGGCCGCCTTCACGAGTGGGTCAAGCGGCAGGTGAACGAGAGACAGACCGCGCAGCAGATCATAAGCCACGTCCAGAACAAGGGCACCCCTCCACCTAAAGTCTGGTTCCTCCCTCCCGTGTGCATGGCTCACTGCATCCGGCTGGCGCTCCTCAGGTTCCGCGTCAGG GTTATCCAGAGCATTGAGGACCACCACCTGGAAGTAATAGCCCTATGCAGAGAGAACGGTTTCCATGGCCTCCTGGCCCAGGACTCTGACTATGCTCTGTGCAGTGTCCCTCACTACTTCAGTGCCCATGCCCTCAAACTGAGCCGCAATGGGAAAAGCCTCACCACCAGCCAGTACCTGATGCATGAAGTGGCACGGCAGCTTGATCTCAAACCGAGTCACTTCGCCATCCTCGCGTCACTTTTAG gaAACCACATACTGCCTGATGAAGACTTGGCTGCCTTTCACTGGAGCTTGCTTGGTCCAGAGCATCCATTAGCATCTTTGAAG GTGCGTGCCCATCAGCTCGTGCTTCCACCCTGTGATGTTGTAATTAAAGCTGCGGCCGACTACGTCCGCAATATCCCAGACATCACTGACCTGGAGGCTGTCGCTAAGGACATCTTCAAACATTCACAG tcatGCAATGACGACAAAATTATACGATTCAAGAAGGCAGTGGAATACTACTCGATGGCCAGCAAACCCCCTCACCGCCCTCCACAGTTAG tcaaaccaaaacacacgGGAGTGCCTGCTGCTGTGCCATCAACGAAATCGCTCAACATTCCACAGGCACCGATGCCTGTAAGACCAGTG GTCCAGCACTTGTACCCAGAGCCTCTGGCAGAGAGCAGCCACACTCTGGACGCAGTGGACAAAGGGCTTCCAGAGCCAAACAGCTTCAGCAACATTCCTCATGAAGGGAAGCACACACCGCTGTATGAGAGGTCCTCTCCCATCAGCCCGGGCCAGACTGGGAGCCCCAACAACACAGAGGCTGCTTTCTTCaacacctcctccacctcctcctcctctgagaaTGATGAGAGCTCAGGCTCAACTGCCAA tCATGTGAGTGACCGTAAGGGAGGATGGGAGAAAAATGGACTTGCTCCTCATTCTGAAGATAGAGACCAAACAAAG ACTGACCTCTGTGTGACCCCGTCTGTGAACCTGGGGATGCAGACTGTGGATCTCCACAGCCTGAATGCACACATcccctctctgctctccatgcCAATCAGGAACCACATGGACATAACCATCCCACCTCTCCCTGCCGTGGCCCCCGAGGTCCTGCGGGTGGCTGAGCACAGACACAAGAAGGGCCTTATGTACCCGTACATCTACCATGTTCTCACCAAG GGAGAGATTAAACTGTCGGTCACCATTGAAGATGAAGCCAACAAAGACCTGCCTACAGCAGTGCAGCTGTTTCGGCCTGTCCGTCAATATGTTTACGGAGTTCTCTTCAGCCTGGCGGAGTCCAGGAAAAAGGCTGAGAGACTCGCCATGAGGAACAACTGCCTTCCTGAAT ATACACATGTCTTGGTCAAAGAGTGGGGTGCCTCCAAGGGCAAGTCTCCCCATACTCCTGAGCTGGTGGAAGCTCTGCCCTTCAGAGAGTGGACCTGTCCTAATGTGAAGAAGCTGTGGTTGGGAAAGGCCGTGGAGGATAAGAACCGCAGGATGAGGGCGTTCCTGGCCTGCTTGCGCTCTGACACTCCAGCTATGCTAAACCCTGCCAACATCCCCACACCCCTCTTGGTGCTCTGTTGTGTGCTGAG gtttatgttacaaTGGCCAGGAGTAAGAATTTTGCGTCGTTACGAACTTGACGCTTTCCTAGCTCAAGCACTTTCTCCTAAACTTTATGAGCCTGACCAGCTGCAGGAACTGAAG ATAGACAACCTGGACCCTCGAGGAGTCCAGCTGGCTGCTCTGTTCATGAGTGGAGTGGATATGGCTCTGTTTGCCAACGACGCATGCGGGCAGCCCATTCCCTGGGAGCACTGCTGTCCGTGGATGTATTTTGATGGCAAACTGCTTCAGAGTAAACTCATCAGAGCCAACAGGGAGAAGGCTCTGCTCATTGACCTCTGTGATGGTCAG ACTGAAGTGGTTGCCAAGGTGGAGAGGATGCGTCAGAGTATCCTGGAAGGTCTCAGCTTCACTCGTCCTCCTCACCCTCCCCCGTTCCCCCCGCCACCACCTGCAAACCTTCATGGGATGCCTCTCTACGCCCCTGGTACTCCCTTCTTCCCCCCACCACCTATGATGTCTCCTCAGGGCAAAG GAATCTCATCTCAGGGTGGAAAGCTGGAGATCGCTGGCACTGTGGTGGGTCAGTGGGCAGGAAGTCGAcgaagcagaggaagaggaggcttcCCTATCCAGGTGGTGTCTGTGGGTGGAGCAAATAGAGG TCGTGTACGAGGAGTGATTTCCACTCCTGTCATAAGGACATTTGGTCGAGGAGGCAGATTCTACACTCGGGCCTTCCAGGGTCAGGGAGCATACCTG AGTAAACCTGCTCATAAGGCCCCTCATATGTCCAAACATGATGAGGTGAGGGAGAAAAAGTGTCCAGATCCAGAGAAGAAAGTGTCCTCCCCCCCACCTTGTGACAGCTCTGCGACAGAGAACGGTGTAGACAAGGAGCTGGACAAGCTGAACTGCGATAAAGAGGAGTGCAGGGCTCTCATCCGACCTGAAAGTGCCTTTAGCAGTGACTCCAAGATGTGCAATACTAATGCTCACTTAATTGCACTAAACGTAGATGGCGGCTGCCATAGAGATGAAGGTTTGGAGGCCGCCGTCATAAAAAGACAAGTGTAA
- the LOC131460825 gene encoding constitutive coactivator of PPAR-gamma-like protein 1 homolog isoform X2 — MGVHGFQEFIEKHCPSAVVPVELQKLARGSMVGGGRQRPPQSPLRLLVDAENCLHRLYGGFYTDWVSGGQWNHMLGYLAALSKACFNGNIELLVCFNGALEKGRLHEWVKRQVNERQTAQQIISHVQNKGTPPPKVWFLPPVCMAHCIRLALLRFRVRVIQSIEDHHLEVIALCRENGFHGLLAQDSDYALCSVPHYFSAHALKLSRNGKSLTTSQYLMHEVARQLDLKPSHFAILASLLGNHILPDEDLAAFHWSLLGPEHPLASLKVRAHQLVLPPCDVVIKAAADYVRNIPDITDLEAVAKDIFKHSQSCNDDKIIRFKKAVEYYSMASKPPHRPPQLVKPKHTGVPAAVPSTKSLNIPQAPMPVRPVVQHLYPEPLAESSHTLDAVDKGLPEPNSFSNIPHEGKHTPLYERSSPISPGQTGSPNNTEAAFFNTSSTSSSSENDESSGSTANHVSDRKGGWEKNGLAPHSEDRDQTKTDLCVTPSVNLGMQTVDLHSLNAHIPSLLSMPIRNHMDITIPPLPAVAPEVLRVAEHRHKKGLMYPYIYHVLTKGEIKLSVTIEDEANKDLPTAVQLFRPVRQYVYGVLFSLAESRKKAERLAMRNNCLPEYTHVLVKEWGASKGKSPHTPELVEALPFREWTCPNVKKLWLGKAVEDKNRRMRAFLACLRSDTPAMLNPANIPTPLLVLCCVLRFMLQWPGVRILRRYELDAFLAQALSPKLYEPDQLQELKIDNLDPRGVQLAALFMSGVDMALFANDACGQPIPWEHCCPWMYFDGKLLQSKLIRANREKALLIDLCDGQTEVVAKVERMRQSILEGLSFTRPPHPPPFPPPPPANLHGMPLYAPGTPFFPPPPMMSPQGKGRGLPGISSQGGKLEIAGTVVGQWAGSRRSRGRGGFPIQVVSVGGANRGRVRGVISTPVIRTFGRGGRFYTRAFQGQGAYLSKPAHKAPHMSKHDEVREKKCPDPEKKVSSPPPCDSSATENGVDKELDKLNCDKEECRALIRPESAFSSDSKMCNTNAHLIALNVDGGCHRDEGLEAAVIKRQV, encoded by the exons ATGGGTGTTCACGGCTTCCAAGAGTTTATTGAAAAGCACTGTCCCAGCGCTGTGGTACCGGTTGAGCTCCAGAAGCTGGCCCGGGGAAGTATGGTGGGAGGTGGCCGGCAGAGACCGCCTCAGAGCCCGCTGAGACTCCTGGTGGACGCGGAGAACTGCCTCCACCGGCTCTACGGAGGCTTCTACACCGACTGGGTGAGCGGGGGCCAGTGGAACCACATGCTGGGCTACCTGGCTGCCCTCTCCAAGGCCTGCTTCAACGGTAACATTGAACTGCTGGTGTGCTTCAATGGCGCCCTGGAGAAAGGCCGCCTTCACGAGTGGGTCAAGCGGCAGGTGAACGAGAGACAGACCGCGCAGCAGATCATAAGCCACGTCCAGAACAAGGGCACCCCTCCACCTAAAGTCTGGTTCCTCCCTCCCGTGTGCATGGCTCACTGCATCCGGCTGGCGCTCCTCAGGTTCCGCGTCAGG GTTATCCAGAGCATTGAGGACCACCACCTGGAAGTAATAGCCCTATGCAGAGAGAACGGTTTCCATGGCCTCCTGGCCCAGGACTCTGACTATGCTCTGTGCAGTGTCCCTCACTACTTCAGTGCCCATGCCCTCAAACTGAGCCGCAATGGGAAAAGCCTCACCACCAGCCAGTACCTGATGCATGAAGTGGCACGGCAGCTTGATCTCAAACCGAGTCACTTCGCCATCCTCGCGTCACTTTTAG gaAACCACATACTGCCTGATGAAGACTTGGCTGCCTTTCACTGGAGCTTGCTTGGTCCAGAGCATCCATTAGCATCTTTGAAG GTGCGTGCCCATCAGCTCGTGCTTCCACCCTGTGATGTTGTAATTAAAGCTGCGGCCGACTACGTCCGCAATATCCCAGACATCACTGACCTGGAGGCTGTCGCTAAGGACATCTTCAAACATTCACAG tcatGCAATGACGACAAAATTATACGATTCAAGAAGGCAGTGGAATACTACTCGATGGCCAGCAAACCCCCTCACCGCCCTCCACAGTTAG tcaaaccaaaacacacgGGAGTGCCTGCTGCTGTGCCATCAACGAAATCGCTCAACATTCCACAGGCACCGATGCCTGTAAGACCAGTG GTCCAGCACTTGTACCCAGAGCCTCTGGCAGAGAGCAGCCACACTCTGGACGCAGTGGACAAAGGGCTTCCAGAGCCAAACAGCTTCAGCAACATTCCTCATGAAGGGAAGCACACACCGCTGTATGAGAGGTCCTCTCCCATCAGCCCGGGCCAGACTGGGAGCCCCAACAACACAGAGGCTGCTTTCTTCaacacctcctccacctcctcctcctctgagaaTGATGAGAGCTCAGGCTCAACTGCCAA tCATGTGAGTGACCGTAAGGGAGGATGGGAGAAAAATGGACTTGCTCCTCATTCTGAAGATAGAGACCAAACAAAG ACTGACCTCTGTGTGACCCCGTCTGTGAACCTGGGGATGCAGACTGTGGATCTCCACAGCCTGAATGCACACATcccctctctgctctccatgcCAATCAGGAACCACATGGACATAACCATCCCACCTCTCCCTGCCGTGGCCCCCGAGGTCCTGCGGGTGGCTGAGCACAGACACAAGAAGGGCCTTATGTACCCGTACATCTACCATGTTCTCACCAAG GGAGAGATTAAACTGTCGGTCACCATTGAAGATGAAGCCAACAAAGACCTGCCTACAGCAGTGCAGCTGTTTCGGCCTGTCCGTCAATATGTTTACGGAGTTCTCTTCAGCCTGGCGGAGTCCAGGAAAAAGGCTGAGAGACTCGCCATGAGGAACAACTGCCTTCCTGAAT ATACACATGTCTTGGTCAAAGAGTGGGGTGCCTCCAAGGGCAAGTCTCCCCATACTCCTGAGCTGGTGGAAGCTCTGCCCTTCAGAGAGTGGACCTGTCCTAATGTGAAGAAGCTGTGGTTGGGAAAGGCCGTGGAGGATAAGAACCGCAGGATGAGGGCGTTCCTGGCCTGCTTGCGCTCTGACACTCCAGCTATGCTAAACCCTGCCAACATCCCCACACCCCTCTTGGTGCTCTGTTGTGTGCTGAG gtttatgttacaaTGGCCAGGAGTAAGAATTTTGCGTCGTTACGAACTTGACGCTTTCCTAGCTCAAGCACTTTCTCCTAAACTTTATGAGCCTGACCAGCTGCAGGAACTGAAG ATAGACAACCTGGACCCTCGAGGAGTCCAGCTGGCTGCTCTGTTCATGAGTGGAGTGGATATGGCTCTGTTTGCCAACGACGCATGCGGGCAGCCCATTCCCTGGGAGCACTGCTGTCCGTGGATGTATTTTGATGGCAAACTGCTTCAGAGTAAACTCATCAGAGCCAACAGGGAGAAGGCTCTGCTCATTGACCTCTGTGATGGTCAG ACTGAAGTGGTTGCCAAGGTGGAGAGGATGCGTCAGAGTATCCTGGAAGGTCTCAGCTTCACTCGTCCTCCTCACCCTCCCCCGTTCCCCCCGCCACCACCTGCAAACCTTCATGGGATGCCTCTCTACGCCCCTGGTACTCCCTTCTTCCCCCCACCACCTATGATGTCTCCTCAGGGCAAAGGTAGGGGGTTACCTG GAATCTCATCTCAGGGTGGAAAGCTGGAGATCGCTGGCACTGTGGTGGGTCAGTGGGCAGGAAGTCGAcgaagcagaggaagaggaggcttcCCTATCCAGGTGGTGTCTGTGGGTGGAGCAAATAGAGG TCGTGTACGAGGAGTGATTTCCACTCCTGTCATAAGGACATTTGGTCGAGGAGGCAGATTCTACACTCGGGCCTTCCAGGGTCAGGGAGCATACCTG AGTAAACCTGCTCATAAGGCCCCTCATATGTCCAAACATGATGAGGTGAGGGAGAAAAAGTGTCCAGATCCAGAGAAGAAAGTGTCCTCCCCCCCACCTTGTGACAGCTCTGCGACAGAGAACGGTGTAGACAAGGAGCTGGACAAGCTGAACTGCGATAAAGAGGAGTGCAGGGCTCTCATCCGACCTGAAAGTGCCTTTAGCAGTGACTCCAAGATGTGCAATACTAATGCTCACTTAATTGCACTAAACGTAGATGGCGGCTGCCATAGAGATGAAGGTTTGGAGGCCGCCGTCATAAAAAGACAAGTGTAA
- the LOC131460825 gene encoding constitutive coactivator of PPAR-gamma-like protein 1 homolog isoform X3, with the protein MGVHGFQEFIEKHCPSAVVPVELQKLARGSMVGGGRQRPPQSPLRLLVDAENCLHRLYGGFYTDWVSGGQWNHMLGYLAALSKACFNGNIELLVCFNGALEKGRLHEWVKRQVNERQTAQQIISHVQNKGTPPPKVWFLPPVCMAHCIRLALLRFRVRVIQSIEDHHLEVIALCRENGFHGLLAQDSDYALCSVPHYFSAHALKLSRNGKSLTTSQYLMHEVARQLDLKPSHFAILASLLGNHILPDEDLAAFHWSLLGPEHPLASLKVRAHQLVLPPCDVVIKAAADYVRNIPDITDLEAVAKDIFKHSQSCNDDKIIRFKKAVEYYSMASKPPHRPPQLVKPKHTGVPAAVPSTKSLNIPQAPMPVRPVVQHLYPEPLAESSHTLDAVDKGLPEPNSFSNIPHEGKHTPLYERSSPISPGQTGSPNNTEAAFFNTSSTSSSSENDESSGSTANHVSDRKGGWEKNGLAPHSEDRDQTKTDLCVTPSVNLGMQTVDLHSLNAHIPSLLSMPIRNHMDITIPPLPAVAPEVLRVAEHRHKKGLMYPYIYHVLTKGEIKLSVTIEDEANKDLPTAVQLFRPVRQYVYGVLFSLAESRKKAERLAMRNNCLPEYTHVLVKEWGASKGKSPHTPELVEALPFREWTCPNVKKLWLGKAVEDKNRRMRAFLACLRSDTPAMLNPANIPTPLLVLCCVLRFMLQWPGVRILRRYELDAFLAQALSPKLYEPDQLQELKIDNLDPRGVQLAALFMSGVDMALFANDACGQPIPWEHCCPWMYFDGKLLQSKLIRANREKALLIDLCDGQTEVVAKVERMRQSILEGLSFTRPPHPPPFPPPPPANLHGMPLYAPGTPFFPPPPMMSPQGKGLEGISSQGGKLEIAGTVVGQWAGSRRSRGRGGFPIQVVSVGGANRGRVRGVISTPVIRTFGRGGRFYTRAFQGQGAYLSKPAHKAPHMSKHDEVREKKCPDPEKKVSSPPPCDSSATENGVDKELDKLNCDKEECRALIRPESAFSSDSKMCNTNAHLIALNVDGGCHRDEGLEAAVIKRQV; encoded by the exons ATGGGTGTTCACGGCTTCCAAGAGTTTATTGAAAAGCACTGTCCCAGCGCTGTGGTACCGGTTGAGCTCCAGAAGCTGGCCCGGGGAAGTATGGTGGGAGGTGGCCGGCAGAGACCGCCTCAGAGCCCGCTGAGACTCCTGGTGGACGCGGAGAACTGCCTCCACCGGCTCTACGGAGGCTTCTACACCGACTGGGTGAGCGGGGGCCAGTGGAACCACATGCTGGGCTACCTGGCTGCCCTCTCCAAGGCCTGCTTCAACGGTAACATTGAACTGCTGGTGTGCTTCAATGGCGCCCTGGAGAAAGGCCGCCTTCACGAGTGGGTCAAGCGGCAGGTGAACGAGAGACAGACCGCGCAGCAGATCATAAGCCACGTCCAGAACAAGGGCACCCCTCCACCTAAAGTCTGGTTCCTCCCTCCCGTGTGCATGGCTCACTGCATCCGGCTGGCGCTCCTCAGGTTCCGCGTCAGG GTTATCCAGAGCATTGAGGACCACCACCTGGAAGTAATAGCCCTATGCAGAGAGAACGGTTTCCATGGCCTCCTGGCCCAGGACTCTGACTATGCTCTGTGCAGTGTCCCTCACTACTTCAGTGCCCATGCCCTCAAACTGAGCCGCAATGGGAAAAGCCTCACCACCAGCCAGTACCTGATGCATGAAGTGGCACGGCAGCTTGATCTCAAACCGAGTCACTTCGCCATCCTCGCGTCACTTTTAG gaAACCACATACTGCCTGATGAAGACTTGGCTGCCTTTCACTGGAGCTTGCTTGGTCCAGAGCATCCATTAGCATCTTTGAAG GTGCGTGCCCATCAGCTCGTGCTTCCACCCTGTGATGTTGTAATTAAAGCTGCGGCCGACTACGTCCGCAATATCCCAGACATCACTGACCTGGAGGCTGTCGCTAAGGACATCTTCAAACATTCACAG tcatGCAATGACGACAAAATTATACGATTCAAGAAGGCAGTGGAATACTACTCGATGGCCAGCAAACCCCCTCACCGCCCTCCACAGTTAG tcaaaccaaaacacacgGGAGTGCCTGCTGCTGTGCCATCAACGAAATCGCTCAACATTCCACAGGCACCGATGCCTGTAAGACCAGTG GTCCAGCACTTGTACCCAGAGCCTCTGGCAGAGAGCAGCCACACTCTGGACGCAGTGGACAAAGGGCTTCCAGAGCCAAACAGCTTCAGCAACATTCCTCATGAAGGGAAGCACACACCGCTGTATGAGAGGTCCTCTCCCATCAGCCCGGGCCAGACTGGGAGCCCCAACAACACAGAGGCTGCTTTCTTCaacacctcctccacctcctcctcctctgagaaTGATGAGAGCTCAGGCTCAACTGCCAA tCATGTGAGTGACCGTAAGGGAGGATGGGAGAAAAATGGACTTGCTCCTCATTCTGAAGATAGAGACCAAACAAAG ACTGACCTCTGTGTGACCCCGTCTGTGAACCTGGGGATGCAGACTGTGGATCTCCACAGCCTGAATGCACACATcccctctctgctctccatgcCAATCAGGAACCACATGGACATAACCATCCCACCTCTCCCTGCCGTGGCCCCCGAGGTCCTGCGGGTGGCTGAGCACAGACACAAGAAGGGCCTTATGTACCCGTACATCTACCATGTTCTCACCAAG GGAGAGATTAAACTGTCGGTCACCATTGAAGATGAAGCCAACAAAGACCTGCCTACAGCAGTGCAGCTGTTTCGGCCTGTCCGTCAATATGTTTACGGAGTTCTCTTCAGCCTGGCGGAGTCCAGGAAAAAGGCTGAGAGACTCGCCATGAGGAACAACTGCCTTCCTGAAT ATACACATGTCTTGGTCAAAGAGTGGGGTGCCTCCAAGGGCAAGTCTCCCCATACTCCTGAGCTGGTGGAAGCTCTGCCCTTCAGAGAGTGGACCTGTCCTAATGTGAAGAAGCTGTGGTTGGGAAAGGCCGTGGAGGATAAGAACCGCAGGATGAGGGCGTTCCTGGCCTGCTTGCGCTCTGACACTCCAGCTATGCTAAACCCTGCCAACATCCCCACACCCCTCTTGGTGCTCTGTTGTGTGCTGAG gtttatgttacaaTGGCCAGGAGTAAGAATTTTGCGTCGTTACGAACTTGACGCTTTCCTAGCTCAAGCACTTTCTCCTAAACTTTATGAGCCTGACCAGCTGCAGGAACTGAAG ATAGACAACCTGGACCCTCGAGGAGTCCAGCTGGCTGCTCTGTTCATGAGTGGAGTGGATATGGCTCTGTTTGCCAACGACGCATGCGGGCAGCCCATTCCCTGGGAGCACTGCTGTCCGTGGATGTATTTTGATGGCAAACTGCTTCAGAGTAAACTCATCAGAGCCAACAGGGAGAAGGCTCTGCTCATTGACCTCTGTGATGGTCAG ACTGAAGTGGTTGCCAAGGTGGAGAGGATGCGTCAGAGTATCCTGGAAGGTCTCAGCTTCACTCGTCCTCCTCACCCTCCCCCGTTCCCCCCGCCACCACCTGCAAACCTTCATGGGATGCCTCTCTACGCCCCTGGTACTCCCTTCTTCCCCCCACCACCTATGATGTCTCCTCAGGGCAAAG GACTTGAAGGAATCTCATCTCAGGGTGGAAAGCTGGAGATCGCTGGCACTGTGGTGGGTCAGTGGGCAGGAAGTCGAcgaagcagaggaagaggaggcttcCCTATCCAGGTGGTGTCTGTGGGTGGAGCAAATAGAGG TCGTGTACGAGGAGTGATTTCCACTCCTGTCATAAGGACATTTGGTCGAGGAGGCAGATTCTACACTCGGGCCTTCCAGGGTCAGGGAGCATACCTG AGTAAACCTGCTCATAAGGCCCCTCATATGTCCAAACATGATGAGGTGAGGGAGAAAAAGTGTCCAGATCCAGAGAAGAAAGTGTCCTCCCCCCCACCTTGTGACAGCTCTGCGACAGAGAACGGTGTAGACAAGGAGCTGGACAAGCTGAACTGCGATAAAGAGGAGTGCAGGGCTCTCATCCGACCTGAAAGTGCCTTTAGCAGTGACTCCAAGATGTGCAATACTAATGCTCACTTAATTGCACTAAACGTAGATGGCGGCTGCCATAGAGATGAAGGTTTGGAGGCCGCCGTCATAAAAAGACAAGTGTAA